Below is a window of Cygnus atratus isolate AKBS03 ecotype Queensland, Australia chromosome 3, CAtr_DNAZoo_HiC_assembly, whole genome shotgun sequence DNA.
CAGTAACGTTCCATTTTGGGTTGTTCTGCTTTCGTTGCTGAGCAGAACCTAAACCCTTGCTGGGGAGGAAActgagcattttattttactggtgGGGTGAGTTAAGGTTTTCTTTTCGGTTAGTAGCAGCCCTTAGTTCACCCTCACGACTTGAACTGAAATGTATTGATCATTCATAGCAGTGCCATGTCGGTAAGGAGAGTCCCTGCTGTTAGGCCTCTGAAAAGGGCCTCTCTGCTGCTACACCACTAACAACGGCCTCTCCACAACCGTCTCTGCTTTAACCCCCTGGTCCTCAAGTCTCTTCAGCTGTACCCCGCTGCACTGTCATCCGCCCAAACCCCCGAAGGGGCGACCACCACCCCGCTCCGTTCTGCAGCTGCGGTAAGCGCCCCTCGCCCCCTCACAACGCCCGGGTTGGGTAACGGCCGTAACGGCCGCCcagcgggcggggcgggggcggcgccaGGCGGTGCCGGCCGCTGCCAGGCGCGGAGGGGCCTCTCAGAGCGGCGGCTGGGGGTCGGGCAGTGCCCTCGACAtggcggcgggaggcggcggcgcgggggaGCAGCGGCCGTACGAGCTGGTGGTGTTCGGGGCCAGCGGCTTCACCGGGCAGTTCGTGGTGGAGGAGGTGGCGCGGGCGGCCAGCGGCGGGGAGCTGCGCGGCGCCCTGCGCTGGGCCGTGGCCGGGCGGAGCCGCACCAagctgcaggaggtgctggagcaggcgGCCGAGAGGCTGGGTACGCACCGCggccggggggcgggcgggcggagcACCGGCCGCTCCGTTGGGAGCAGCTCCCGGGCGGGGGCCGAGGGGCTCGGGAAGGGCCCCGGGGCCGTGATCCCGGCGGTGACGGCCGTCTCCGGTGCGCAGGCAAGGCGGCGCTGGGGCCGGAGGTCGGCGTGCTGCTGTGCGATGTGGGCGACCCGGGCTCGCTGGCCGCCATGGCGAGGCAGACCCGGCTGGTGCTCAACTGCGTGGGCCCGGTGAGTGCTCCCCCGCCGCGTCTCTTCGCCCTTGTTTTAAAGATAAGGTTTGGAAGAGAAACCCGCGGACCTCTGTTTTGAGGCCTTGGACACTATAGAGCTCGAAGCGACGACGCTTCCAGCTCGTTCAGAGCAGATCAAAGTACGAGAGCTGGAAGTTAGATAATGGCAAGGTCTGTGAAGTTAGGCAGAGAATATGCAGataatgcaaatgcaaaaagcatAAATTGAGATAAGAGATATTAAATCAGCTTTGGTGATCTTATCTTTAGAGAGAGATACGGTGGAGTGGTTTGTGCAGCAATCTCCTTTATCAGTGATGAAgtttgctctgctgctctggccCTAACCTCCCCCCAGAAGACAAGACTATCACATTTGCCCCACTTAGAAAAATCAATAGCTATTAAGTGCTTCCTTCTTTGGTAGGTGTACGCTAGATGAAGCAGGTTGGGTGAGTCGTGTGGGGGGGTTATTTTGTTACGTGTGCTGTTTTTTGCCTTCTTCAGTATAGATTTTTTGGAGAGCCTGTCGTGAAAGCTTGTGTTGAAAACGGTGCGAGCTGCATTGACATCAGTGGAGAACCCCAGGTAAGTGCCATCTGAAAAATGCTACCTTACATTACGGCTCTCTTAAAGTACTTGGTTagtatgttttatgtttctgcTAGCGTTTTTGAACATGCAGACAAGTTCTGCCTCCTGATGCGCAGTTTTAAGATGCGTTAACTTTAGGATGTATGAATGTGTATTATTTGTATAGTTTTCTCACTCTTAGACAAGAGCCCCTCAGGTTCTTTCTGGAAGtccaacatttttatattatctttAAGTCTCAGTTGTGATTCCAGGTAGGAATTTTGGatagatcactttttttttcccactgctgtGACATTTTCATACCATAAAAGACAAATGATACGCATCTGTCTTAAAgatgtatataaataatttatatagtaatataaatataatgtatataataatataaatgtaaCTAATTTGAAGTATGTAGGCTGCTATGATTTGAGAATAAAGCACTGATGCTTAATATTGGATATTGTCAAATATGGGATCTGCTTAAAGTATCTGTTCTGACTGTGTTTTAGTTTCTGGAAGGAATGTACctgaaatacaatgaaaaagctGCTGAGAAGGGAGTGTACGTCATTGGAAGCTGTGGCTTTGACTCTATACCAGCTGATATGGGAGTACTGTACACCAGAGACAAGTTGAAAGGTGACTTTCTTAACATGACTTTATGCTGAAAAAGACACACAGATTATGCTTTTCATCTGGTTTCCTAAAAAAATGCTTGTAGCAAACCTCCTTCAATTTGTCTTTTTGCCCACCTTTACCAGCTAACTAATTTCAGCCAAATCTGGTAGacagatataaaagaaaatctaaatcaCGCTCCCATTAGATTCAAGCAAATTGGTGGTTAGGTAGAGATGGGATTCAAGGTGATACTGCTCACTGAGAGAACAGAAGGTTCGTTTGTTGGAAGTGGACTGCTCAGCCAGTGTGTGGGCATCTGTGGGCAAGCCACAGCATACTTCTTCTTGTGCAGTGAGAATACTGTAAGGAAGAGACAGTGGGGACAGGATGGCTGTAGGGAAGGGATTGCAAATCAGTGGATGATCAGGTTTCAtaggttttgtttctctgcctCCAGTACTGAGCAGCTGTTGTACAGACCTAAGTAGGTAGTGCCTTACGGTGCCTTTTATGTCAAGAGCAGCTGGACAGTAACTcagagaataaatatatttgagaaaAGATGTAAGATGATTTAATTCTCTGCAAAGAGTTCTTTATCCTAATCCCAAACAAGGATACTTTGTTCATCAATTCTGACTTTGTAACTGGAAGGGCCAGTAAGAGAATCCAAATGTTTTGCCTCTAATATTCTATTAAAATTGCTATTACATGCTTGATATTGGAGCATGTCATCAACTTTCAGTTTAATAAAACTAAATCTATAAAAGGATCTGAttagagggagagaaggagaggcaTGAAAACGAGTATCTGGTTGTTCATGAGCTTATAATTTGATGTCTGATACTTGTTTTGAATAAAGATGTCTTTTATCTCTTCCTATTTTGACTTTCTGGTATTATCACCTGTCTATCCAGTTGCTTGTTATGTTTAGATCTGCCCTTACAGGAACAGTTTATAAGCTCAGAAGGAACTGAGCAAagtgaaacaaagcagaatttggagctgttttgttttgctgttcgCTACAACTAAGCAACCTTTGTTTTAGGATATGTTGagtgttttttgcctttttttttttctttttttgtaataaGAGCTACTGAGCTCTCCTAATTCATCTATGTTTCACAGCCGATGTTGTCCTTTATCGCAAAACTTTGGGGAAATCTAAATATGgcttttaatattcttttactcttttgatttattatttacatgATCTTATTAACTAGAAAAAACAACTGTAGCATTTAATGACTCAAGATAAGTTTAATGACTGTTACTGAAGTACTGTAtgtatgaaattattatttgctAACAAAAAGAGCTCCAGATCTTAATCTTAGTTTACTTTCCTTTGAGATAAAGGTGTGTCTCTGTCCTGTCCACTAGCAATGTCAGTAGTCTGCCATTTGAGGCTGCCAGAGTATCCTCTGGCTGTGTGAACTAACCTGAGTGTATATCCCAAGTAATTACCCTTCAcgttttctcctctttttaagGTACCTTAACTTCTGTCGAAAGTTTCCTGACAGTGAAATCTGGACCTGAGGTTAGTTGGTTTATACCATCATGGGAACTTGTGATGACATCAGCGTAGCCTATTTGAATAACTGTTGTTAGGTTAATGCAGACCAAGGAACAAGCTGTGCCAGTTCCTTCATGATGAGTCTTTATTCTTTAGAAgctaatatatattatatatctaTTATATAATACTTTATTCTTTAGAAGCTAATAAAAAAGTATCCCAAGGAAGTGCCATTTTGTAAGGTTTGTTTGCATAGGCTGACATAAAATTTGTTGTATTAAGCAGtttcaagaaatatttaggTTTTGCAGTTGATTTGCACAGAGACTGGTAAGGACTCATACACAAACCGTAGTGGATACGTAAGTGTGTTGCCAGTAATCCTAATGCTTtggctggtttttttgttgctaCTTGTTGGGGTTGTTTTGATATACTCGATAGTGCATGTAATCAGAATACATTTGTGTTATAATTTTGTAATGCTATGTAATAATTCCAAAgtcatcattaaaataatatttaaagcCTTAACTGCATTAATTATTGTTTCATGGTATTTTACCAGGGTGCTTGTATACATGATGGGACTTGGAAGTCAGCTGTTTATGGCCTCGCAGATCAAGACAACCTGAAGAAGCTTCGAAAAAAGATAGGATATGCCCCTGTTCCAGTAGTTGGTGCGAAACTTAAAAGAAGGTataaaaagcttaaaatgtGAAACAAGCTGTTTTCTAACAGTTCCAGGATTTATTATATAGAATGTTAGCATATtattaaatgctaaaaatatacatttaagaCTTTAGGAAAATCTACACATACACACGCTTGTCTGGTAGAATTGAAGATATGTtcatatttcactgaaaaataacatgttAGCATTTACCATGTCTCACAGTTAGCATGTTCTAAAAGACTTAATGGCATGgcaaacttttatttcagaagcgATGAACgtagaatggaaaaaacaaatatgagAATATTATTTTGATTATCATATTTATCCTAGCTATAGTTCATGGAATCTCGAGTTGAGCCAAGGATAAATTTGAATCATTGAATCGTTTTACTTTCAGTGAAAAGAGATAATGTCATAAAAATGCTTGAGAGAAAGCCAGTGTTGATAGCACTGCTATGATCAATTTCTTTGTTTGCATGaagttttgaatgttttttgtgaatgtttttttccatttgcagagGACTTGTGTTCTACAGTCAGGAATTCAAACAGTACGCTATTCCATTCATGGGATCTGATGTTTCTGTCGTGAAACGGTCTCAGCGCTATTTGCACACACAGTTGCAGGAAACACCAGTAAGTTACTGCTACTAGTGTAgtatgtcttttattttaattttcagcaaatCCGTCCTATATGTAATAATAGTTCTTTGTGTAGATCAGCGTACCAGGGTTTCtgcagttaaataaataataatgagcTTTTGCTTGTGTAGAGAAAAAGGCTTGTTCTGTTGATTATCTTTTGGAAGCTGCTTGAGACCTGATGTGGTCCAGGTTCTTCTGTATGCCCGGGCCTGTTTCATACGGTGTGATATCCTGCCTGAtgagcttgctttctgctgctagaaaaataattctaagaGTCTTTTGTAGGGTTTTTATGCTGCCTGATTTCTGCGTATGTATTTGTAAGGAATGGAAGCTTTGGGTTACAGAAGTGTTTGAAAAGTGGGCTTCATGCTTTTAGGAAACTGTAAAGGTATTTAGTTTTGTACCCGTGCAGAGGCTTTTTTGTTATATCAGTGAAGATTTTAAAGGCATCATAAGTGTAGTCTATGTAACAATAGACAGGTTGGTATCATGTACTAAACTTTGTCATAGATAAATTATATGCTGCTCATTTGTATTTGGAAACTTCTTTTATGCTTGAGTCTCTGGTGTGCAGAGTGAAGGCAACATGAAGTGTGTTGGTGGTGAGAAGGATACATAGTTGTTTTCCATGGTTCCCTGAGAGGAGACCAGCACTGACAGTTCATGTAACAGCTGTGCAGAATCGCTGGCATCAGTTAGGGTTGAAGGTGTCAGTGCTCTAAAAATATACTTGGAAATATTAATgagaaagttttgttgttgctattcCAGAATTGTAATGCAAGGCCTTGGTTTCTCTTAAATCAAAacacagagagaaggaaaggagtaTCTTGGGAAAGAAGCCTGAAATCAGATACAGAAGACAACTCTTAAGTTTTCCACTGTTGTTTACCGTACTCTCTCCATCTCCATTCCGTAGTTACATTGCTTTCTCATAATGAATTATAAAGTCAAGTGTTATTCAAGGAGTTGTTTAGAACTCAGCTGTTTAAAAGTCTTCTGCAAATAGCTCTATGTTGTATTAAAAACTTGCatcctgcatttttaaaaatgaatctgtGAAAAAATTTTGATGTAAATTCGatcactgaaaatatgtttttgccTTAGGTACAGTATGGTGCTTATGTGAATATAGGTGGTCTTGGCTCTGTTGTGAAGCTGATGATTgctggcattttatttcttcttcttgtgaAATTTAGCTTTGGAAGAAAACTTCTGACAAAAGTAAGTGTACAAAGCACAAAAGAATTAAGTGCTtggaggctttttttctttaggttaacataaggtttttttgttgttttccttttccctctcattATATAGTATCcagaatttttctctgctggaCGTTTCACAAAGAAAGGACCAACCCAGAAACAGGTAACGGACTGCTTTCCATCCTAGTTATTGAAGAAGTTCGTTATGGTAATGGTAGAATAGTAAGCTGTGGTCTACCACTTAGTCTccaagaaataaattctttttaaatgcacacTGTGTATGCCTATGAATATTTAAGTCATCATGCCTTCTGTTATTAGGTATGTGGAACTGATACAAGAAAAAGTGGATCATATTTCTAGGTCTGATGTATTCACAGGAATGGCTCACAACATACAAACTGTCAAAGGTGATGACAGATTGAGTAGCAAAAACTCAAGCCTGAAAGCAGTGAGAGAATAAATGGACTTTAGGGCTGTAACTTCCAGTAAAGTGAAAGTGATTATGTAACTGTGATTGTACCTTTTAAGCAATGACTCAAAATAACTGCTTTCATGTTTAGATGTATCACGGCATTTGGCATAATACATTTACTACTCCTGTTTGCCTGATAGAAGTGAGTTACTGTTTTGGTGACCACGCTTCATGTCTTGTCCACTACAGATGGATGAAACCTCCTTCACAATGACCTTTTTTGGCGAGGGTTACAGTGAGGGGCAGAATCCACAGAACGGCAAACCAAATGTAAAGATTTGCACTCAAGTGAAAGGACCGGGTATGTATGTTAGCAGCTAACTGCATCACATTTCCTACCCTGATACACGGTTATGGTTCCACTACCATCTACTAAGTCAGCAGCCTTTAGAGAGTATTTTCTTTATCCTAGCATGCATTGTAACCTGCTTTTTGAACAGTTGTGGAGACAACAAGAATGTACATTCAGAAGGGAGTTAATGAACCATTGCTACTTTAAATAACAATATATGTAGCCAGATGTAAGCAGTGTCACATCAAAAAGTCTTTTAAGCACAGATGTGCAAGGCTCTTGCTGTAGTAAAGAGCTTGCTGTCACTTTGCAGTGATAACTCACGGTTGTTGTGTGGTTATAGGCTTATATTTGAGGCAAATCTCTGTTCACATTAGTTCTTAAGGACTTCTTCAGCTATTTAGGATGATaaccaggttaaaaaaaaaagcaagctaatCTTAAATGGAGATAGCTTGCcataagaaaaaagattaaaatttgaaatgtgaattttgtgtttaaacACATTGTATGTTTGGTTTTCATCAGAACCAGGCTATGTTGCAACTCCAATTGCAATGGTTCAAGCAGCCTTAGCTCTTCTGGAAGATGCAACTTGTCTGCCTAAACAGTGAGTACTTTTCTATGTAGAACACATTGATTTCCATTACAGCTACTGTGTGCACgtttctctttgaaaatacagattctCTATAACCCTATGGATTGCTTTCTTACCTCACTCAAATGGCAGTGCTATTAAACATGATCCTTGCTATGCAAGGGAGATAGTTCACCATGATAAAGTCACTTACTCTTTATCTGCCTTTCAACTTGAAAGGATGTAATTACAGTTTTTAGTTATGTTTTTGCAGCATCCACTGCACCAGTGTCTATATTTTCAGCTATGGAAAAATTTCTATTGAGTTTGCTAGATGCAGAAATGAGCCTCTAAATGTAACCAGCTTGCTCACATGCTCCGTCTGGCACAaagtggctttttctttcctagacaGGGG
It encodes the following:
- the SCCPDH gene encoding saccharopine dehydrogenase-like oxidoreductase; this encodes MAAGGGGAGEQRPYELVVFGASGFTGQFVVEEVARAASGGELRGALRWAVAGRSRTKLQEVLEQAAERLGKAALGPEVGVLLCDVGDPGSLAAMARQTRLVLNCVGPYRFFGEPVVKACVENGASCIDISGEPQFLEGMYLKYNEKAAEKGVYVIGSCGFDSIPADMGVLYTRDKLKGTLTSVESFLTVKSGPEGACIHDGTWKSAVYGLADQDNLKKLRKKIGYAPVPVVGAKLKRRGLVFYSQEFKQYAIPFMGSDVSVVKRSQRYLHTQLQETPVQYGAYVNIGGLGSVVKLMIAGILFLLLVKFSFGRKLLTKYPEFFSAGRFTKKGPTQKQMDETSFTMTFFGEGYSEGQNPQNGKPNVKICTQVKGPEPGYVATPIAMVQAALALLEDATCLPKQGGVYSPGAAFSKTKLIDRLNSHGVEFSVISQPEV